The Ranitomeya variabilis isolate aRanVar5 chromosome 7, aRanVar5.hap1, whole genome shotgun sequence genome includes a window with the following:
- the LOC143785077 gene encoding uncharacterized protein LOC143785077 — translation MFLAAARFQSEVVHEALTEKDGRTGSSKIQKSIAHDQYEDHANISDINPFKVHCSNLSQTVKQNKCHRKSMENKKARRKKPFSCSDCGKCFTVKSDLVKHERIHTGEKPFSCSECGKCFTNKSSLVIHERVHTGEKPFSCSECGKCFTEKSSLLIHERRIHTGEKPFSCSECGKCFTVKSQLVKHERIHTGEKPFSCSECGKSFTGKSNLVTHEKIHTGEKPFSCSECGKCFTDKSHLVRHERNHTGEKPFSCSECGKCFTDKSHLVRHERNHTGEKPFSCSECGKCFTDKSHLVRHEINHTGETPFSCSECGKCFTDKSHLVRHERNHTGEKPFSCSECGKCFTEKSSLLIHERRIHTGEKPFSCSECGKCFTVKSQLVKHERIHTGEKPFSCSECGKCFTGKSNLVTHEKIHTGEKPFSCSECGKCFTEKSSLLKHERIHTGEKPFSCSECGKCFTDKSYLVAHERNHTGEKPFSCSECGKCFTDKSHLVRHERNHTGEKPFSCSECGKCFTDKSHLVRHEINHTGEKPFSCSECGQCFTDKSSLRRHERIHTGKKPFSCS, via the exons ATGTTCCTTGCAGCAGCTCGCTTCCAGTCAGAGGTGGTGCATGAAGCTCTAACAGAGAAAG ATGGTCGTACCGGCAGCTCTAAAATCCAAAAAAGTATTGCACACGACCAATATGAAGACCATGCCAACATCTCAGACATTAATCCCTTTAAAGTACACTGTTCTAATTTATCACAGACTGTTAAACAAAATAAATGTCACAGAAAAAGTATGGAAAATAAAAAAGCTAGaaggaagaagccattttcatgttcagattgtgggaaatgttttactgtaaaatcagatcttgttaaacatgagagaatccacacaggtgagaagccattttcatgttcagaatgtggaaaatgttttacaaacaaatcaagtcttgttatacatgagagagtccacacaggagagaagccattttcatgttcagagtgtggaaaatgttttacagagaaatcatctcttcttaTACATGAgaggagaattcacacaggggagaagccattttcatgttcagaatgtgggaaatgttttactgtaaaatcacagcttgttaaacatgagagaatccacacaggtgagaagccattttcatgttcagaatgtggaaaatcttttacaggcaaatcaaatcttgttacacatgagaaaattcacacaggtgaaaagccattttcatgttcagaatgtggaaaatgttttacagacaaatcacatcttgttagacatgagagaaatcacacaggagagaagccattttcatgttcagaatgtggaaaatgttttacagacaaatcacatcttgttagacatgagagaaatcacacaggagagaagccattttcatgttcagaatgtggaaaatgttttacagacaaatcacatcttgttagacatgagaTAAATCACACAGGAGAgacgccattttcatgttcagaatgtggaaaatgttttacagacaaatcacatcttgttagacatgagagaaatcacacaggagagaagccattttcatgttcagaatgtggaaaatgttttacagagaaatcatctcttcttaTACATGAgaggagaattcacacaggggagaagccattttcatgttcagaatgtgggaaatgttttactgtaaaatcacagcttgttaaacatgagagaatccacacaggtgagaagccattttcatgttcagaatgtggaaaatgttttacaggcaaatcaaatcttgttacacatgagaaaattcacacaggtgaaaagccattttcatgttcagaatgtggaaaatgttttacagagaaatcatctcttcttaaacatgagagaattcacacaggtgagaagccattttcatgttcagaatgtggaaaatgttttacagacaaATCATATCTTGTTGCACatgagagaaatcacacaggagagaagccattttcatgttcagaatgtggaaaatgttttacagacaaatcacatcttgttagacatgagagaaatcacacaggagagaagccattttcatgttcagaatgtggaaaatgttttacagacaaatcacatcttgttagacatgagataaatcacacaggagagaagccattttcatgctcagaatgtggacaATGTTTTACAGACAAATCATCTCTTCgtagacatgagagaattcacacaggaaagaagccattttcatgctcataa